Proteins from a single region of Verrucomicrobiota bacterium:
- a CDS encoding YceI family protein translates to MKHELNCLLAFACFHTVALAAPQTFDFKDPKGVNNAVFKLDAPLEAVNGSANGISGTVTFDPANPSATKGKITVASVSLHVGNPMQQTHLHSDKWLDVAKHPEITFETTELKNAKTAGDTTTADVTGTFTLKGISKVITVPVKMTYLKDKLGQRVPRMNGDLLVIRASFNIKRSDFGINPGQFEEKVSDVIELTLSIAGASPR, encoded by the coding sequence ATGAAACACGAACTGAACTGCCTGCTTGCTTTCGCTTGCTTTCACACCGTCGCGCTGGCTGCGCCGCAAACCTTCGACTTCAAAGATCCGAAGGGCGTCAATAACGCCGTCTTCAAGCTGGATGCGCCGCTGGAGGCCGTGAATGGCAGCGCCAACGGTATTTCCGGCACCGTCACCTTTGATCCCGCCAACCCGTCGGCCACTAAAGGAAAAATCACCGTTGCCAGCGTTTCGCTGCACGTTGGCAATCCCATGCAACAAACGCATCTGCACAGTGACAAATGGCTGGACGTGGCCAAGCATCCTGAGATCACGTTTGAAACAACAGAATTGAAGAATGCCAAGACCGCTGGCGATACGACGACCGCCGATGTGACCGGCACGTTTACGCTCAAGGGCATTTCAAAAGTGATCACCGTGCCGGTCAAGATGACTTACCTTAAGGACAAGCTCGGCCAGCGCGTGCCCAGGATGAACGGCGACCTGCTCGTCATCCGCGCCAGCTTCAACATCAAGCGCAGCGACTTCGGCATCAATCCGGGTCAATTCGAGGAGAAGGTTTCGGATGTGATTGAACTCACTCTGAGCATCGCTGGCGCGTCACCTCGGTGA
- a CDS encoding 2-oxoacid:ferredoxin oxidoreductase subunit beta — MSTAIETAPAPVVTSAAQLIKDSYKGKIHPDWCPGCGDFSVLTALQTALFELGLKPHQVLVISGIGCSSNLPGFINTYGMHTLHGRSLAVATGAKLANHELKVICTGGDGDGYGIGGNHFVHTMRRNIDLTYIVMDNQIYGLTTGQCSPTSVKGMKTKSTPHGNVENPINPLPMAIVGGATYVARGFSGKQKHLVELLKGAIMHKGFSLVDVFSPCVTYNKDNTYQWFNPRVKILEDQGHDPTDFHKAIDKGYMWGEEIPIGLLWKRTDLPSLEELEPVLDDGGPLAFRQLGITDEQANALIKELL, encoded by the coding sequence ATGAGTACCGCCATTGAAACTGCCCCAGCGCCAGTCGTTACATCAGCCGCCCAACTGATCAAGGACAGCTACAAGGGAAAAATCCATCCGGACTGGTGTCCCGGTTGCGGCGATTTCTCCGTTCTCACGGCGCTCCAGACCGCGCTGTTTGAACTGGGACTCAAGCCGCACCAGGTCCTCGTCATCAGCGGCATCGGTTGTTCCTCCAACCTGCCCGGCTTCATCAACACCTACGGCATGCACACGCTCCATGGCCGTTCGCTCGCCGTGGCCACCGGCGCCAAACTCGCCAATCACGAACTCAAAGTCATCTGCACGGGCGGCGATGGCGACGGCTACGGCATCGGCGGCAACCATTTCGTCCACACCATGCGCCGCAACATCGACCTGACCTACATCGTGATGGACAACCAGATTTACGGCCTCACCACCGGCCAATGTTCGCCCACCAGCGTCAAGGGGATGAAAACCAAGAGCACTCCGCATGGAAACGTCGAGAACCCCATCAATCCGCTGCCGATGGCGATTGTCGGCGGCGCAACTTATGTCGCGCGCGGCTTCAGCGGAAAACAAAAGCATCTTGTCGAATTGCTCAAAGGCGCGATCATGCACAAGGGCTTTTCGCTCGTGGATGTCTTCAGCCCGTGCGTGACCTACAACAAGGACAATACCTATCAATGGTTCAACCCGCGCGTCAAAATTCTGGAAGACCAGGGCCACGACCCGACCGATTTCCACAAAGCAATCGACAAGGGATACATGTGGGGCGAAGAAATTCCCATCGGGTTGCTTTGGAAACGCACTGACCTCCCGTCGCTGGAAGAACTCGAGCCAGTGTTGGACGATGGTGGCCCGCTCGCCTTCCGCCAACTCGGCATAACCGATGAGCAGGCCAACGCCCTCATCAAGGAATTGCTGTAA
- a CDS encoding 2-oxoacid:acceptor oxidoreductase subunit alpha, whose amino-acid sequence MAKVDFAIGIGGEAGQGIATPGDILARIFARRGLNLNAYNAYQSIIRGGHTFLTIRVSDGPVRNMGDKIDILIPLNQDTMNRHLKLLKSGACVLFDNEKIKPGDAADGVQVCPLPIKQLTAGNKLAANTVAIAATLQMLGVEFEGLQDALTRIFKRKGDAVVAENVGFARAGYDYAAANFKSFPFKAPNLDKGLAVLTGNQATALGGIAAGVKFYAAYPMSPSTGVLMYMASHARQLGIMVRQVEDEIGVMNMVIGAAHAGCRAMCATSGGGFALMTEAIGMAGMIETPVVCVDVQRAGPATGVPTKTEQGDLWQILGAGQGDYPRIIVAPTDQKDLFKTIPELFNLCDRYQCPGLVLADLLISEGTASVDPADLNFRAEIDRGEIIFPNGNGNSDNPFGGYNDMAYLRYKLTKSGISPRAVPGTPGHIHIAATDEHDEDGTLISDEFTNPAKRRLMVEKRARKMETVVTQIAPPKLVGPENAAVTLVGWGSTEGTIREAVEKLAAEEGIVANQLHIKWIVPFHTDEITRVLSRSKKVIIIENNYSGQFARYLRSETGIAAHGHIRKYDGEPFMPHHIVNSVKEQLAGKTQLSVPTHEIYV is encoded by the coding sequence ATGGCCAAAGTTGATTTTGCAATCGGGATCGGCGGTGAAGCCGGTCAGGGTATCGCCACTCCGGGAGACATTCTCGCGCGCATCTTCGCGCGGCGCGGCCTCAACCTCAATGCCTACAACGCCTACCAATCCATCATCCGCGGCGGGCACACATTTCTGACCATCCGCGTCAGCGATGGCCCCGTGCGCAACATGGGTGACAAGATTGATATATTGATTCCGCTTAATCAGGACACGATGAACCGGCATCTCAAGCTGTTGAAGTCCGGCGCCTGCGTGCTGTTTGACAATGAAAAAATCAAACCGGGCGACGCCGCCGACGGCGTGCAAGTTTGTCCGCTGCCGATCAAGCAACTGACGGCGGGCAACAAGCTGGCCGCGAACACCGTGGCGATTGCCGCCACGCTGCAAATGCTCGGCGTGGAGTTCGAAGGACTCCAGGACGCGTTGACGCGCATCTTCAAACGCAAAGGCGACGCGGTCGTCGCCGAGAACGTCGGGTTCGCGCGCGCCGGGTATGATTACGCCGCTGCGAATTTCAAATCGTTCCCGTTCAAAGCACCGAATCTCGACAAGGGTCTGGCGGTCCTCACCGGCAATCAGGCCACGGCGTTGGGCGGCATTGCGGCGGGAGTGAAATTTTACGCCGCGTATCCGATGAGTCCTTCCACGGGTGTGTTGATGTATATGGCCAGTCACGCGCGCCAGTTGGGCATCATGGTCCGTCAGGTCGAAGATGAAATTGGCGTCATGAATATGGTTATCGGCGCGGCGCACGCCGGTTGCCGCGCCATGTGCGCCACGTCCGGCGGGGGCTTCGCGCTCATGACGGAAGCCATCGGCATGGCCGGGATGATTGAAACACCGGTCGTCTGTGTCGATGTTCAACGCGCCGGACCAGCCACGGGTGTGCCGACCAAAACCGAGCAGGGCGACCTGTGGCAGATTCTTGGCGCGGGTCAGGGCGATTACCCGCGCATCATCGTGGCGCCGACTGACCAGAAGGATTTGTTCAAGACCATTCCCGAACTGTTCAACCTTTGCGACCGATACCAATGCCCCGGCCTCGTGCTCGCCGACCTCCTGATCTCCGAAGGCACGGCCAGTGTTGATCCGGCGGATCTGAATTTCAGAGCCGAGATTGATCGCGGCGAAATTATTTTCCCGAATGGCAACGGCAATTCCGACAATCCTTTCGGCGGCTACAACGACATGGCCTATCTGCGCTACAAACTGACCAAGAGCGGCATTTCGCCACGCGCGGTGCCGGGCACGCCGGGGCACATCCACATCGCCGCCACGGACGAACACGACGAGGACGGCACGCTGATCAGCGATGAGTTCACCAACCCCGCCAAGCGCCGCCTGATGGTTGAGAAACGGGCGCGTAAAATGGAAACAGTGGTGACCCAGATTGCCCCCCCCAAACTGGTCGGCCCGGAAAACGCCGCCGTCACATTGGTCGGTTGGGGTTCGACCGAGGGCACCATTCGCGAAGCGGTCGAAAAACTTGCCGCCGAGGAAGGCATCGTGGCCAATCAACTGCACATCAAATGGATTGTGCCTTTCCACACGGACGAAATCACCCGCGTCCTTTCGCGCAGCAAGAAAGTCATCATTATTGAAAACAATTACTCCGGCCAGTTCGCCCGCTACCTTCGCTCCGAAACCGGCATTGCCGCGCATGGTCACATTCGCAAATACGACGGCGAACCGTTCATGCCGCATCACATCGTCAACTCCGTGAAAGAACAACTTGCAGGAAAAACCCAGCTCTCCGTCCCCACCCACGAAATCTACGTATAA
- a CDS encoding efflux RND transporter periplasmic adaptor subunit encodes MDKKPLFQVGALTLALLATSCNKGSNPISVSGTIETDEVHVASRYGGRVEKTLAQEGDSLSGGQVIVELDAAELHAQHDRIAAQLDEAVAGPRKEEIAAAKADWEAQIAQLDFARADAKRAQELFAQKTISASERDLAVSKATALEKTVASARSHYDLLLAGTRPEQIAQARAQLAELDTQLREMKIYAPTNCVLEVLSVKVGDVLAPNQQVATLLLTNHIWVRVFVPEPWLGHITLGDLVKVRVDAFAGKDFSGSIEQIQRSAEFTPRNVQTVGERVKQVFGVKVKLVNAEGQLRAGMAADVSFSNVPK; translated from the coding sequence GTGGACAAGAAACCTTTATTTCAAGTCGGGGCGCTGACACTCGCCCTCCTCGCAACTTCTTGCAACAAGGGTTCAAACCCCATCTCCGTCTCCGGCACCATTGAAACGGACGAAGTCCACGTCGCGTCGCGCTATGGCGGTCGCGTAGAGAAAACTTTGGCACAGGAAGGCGACAGCTTGAGCGGCGGTCAGGTAATCGTGGAACTCGACGCGGCGGAACTTCACGCGCAACACGACCGCATCGCCGCACAACTCGACGAAGCGGTGGCCGGTCCGCGCAAGGAAGAGATCGCCGCAGCCAAGGCGGATTGGGAAGCGCAGATCGCGCAACTGGACTTCGCCCGCGCCGACGCGAAACGTGCGCAGGAATTGTTCGCCCAGAAAACCATCTCCGCGTCCGAACGCGATCTGGCAGTTTCGAAAGCCACTGCGCTGGAAAAAACCGTCGCGTCCGCCAGGAGCCATTACGATTTGCTGCTGGCCGGCACGCGGCCGGAACAAATCGCGCAGGCACGCGCGCAACTGGCTGAATTGGACACGCAGCTACGCGAGATGAAGATTTACGCGCCGACGAATTGCGTGTTGGAGGTTCTCAGCGTGAAGGTGGGCGACGTGCTTGCGCCGAATCAACAAGTCGCCACGCTGCTCTTGACCAATCACATCTGGGTGCGCGTGTTCGTGCCCGAGCCGTGGCTGGGACATATCACGCTCGGCGACCTGGTGAAGGTGCGCGTGGATGCGTTTGCCGGAAAAGATTTCAGCGGAAGCATCGAGCAAATCCAGCGCAGCGCCGAGTTCACGCCGCGCAACGTGCAAACCGTGGGCGAACGTGTGAAGCAGGTCTTCGGCGTGAAAGTGAAGCTCGTCAATGCCGAAGGCCAACTCCGCGCCGGCATGGCGGCGGATGTGTCTTTTTCGAACGTGCCGAAGTGA
- a CDS encoding SDR family oxidoreductase, whose translation MNNKKLQGKIALITGASKGLGKAMALALAEAGARLALVARNLDQLNETAAAVRKLGAEAVVFQTDVTDEAQIALLEKAVAEQLGRLQILINNAGINIRKSVTDFTLAEWRQVMDTNLTGVFLMCRAFVPQMKGQGYGRIINLTSIMSHVSIAGRTAYCASKTGLLGFTRALALELAPEKITVNGISPGPFATEMNTQLMQNPELNQQFLSRIPLGRWGKVEEVGQLAVYLCSEDAGFVTGTDFLIDGGWTAQ comes from the coding sequence ATGAACAATAAAAAACTCCAGGGCAAGATCGCGTTGATCACCGGCGCGAGCAAAGGACTCGGCAAGGCCATGGCGCTCGCCCTCGCCGAAGCTGGCGCGCGCCTTGCCTTGGTTGCGCGCAACCTCGATCAACTGAATGAAACCGCCGCCGCTGTGCGCAAACTTGGCGCGGAGGCTGTCGTCTTTCAAACGGACGTCACGGACGAGGCCCAGATCGCGTTGCTGGAAAAAGCTGTCGCTGAGCAATTGGGGCGGTTGCAAATCCTCATCAACAACGCCGGCATCAACATCCGCAAGTCCGTCACGGATTTTACCCTGGCGGAATGGCGGCAGGTGATGGACACCAACCTCACCGGCGTGTTCCTGATGTGCCGGGCGTTCGTTCCGCAGATGAAGGGACAGGGCTACGGTCGCATCATCAACCTGACGTCAATCATGAGCCATGTTTCGATTGCCGGGCGCACGGCGTATTGCGCGAGCAAGACGGGGCTGCTCGGCTTCACCCGCGCGCTGGCGCTCGAACTGGCCCCGGAGAAAATCACCGTCAACGGGATCAGTCCCGGCCCGTTCGCCACCGAAATGAACACGCAACTGATGCAAAACCCTGAACTGAATCAGCAGTTCCTCTCCAGGATTCCGCTGGGCCGCTGGGGTAAAGTCGAAGAAGTCGGTCAACTCGCCGTTTACCTTTGTTCCGAGGACGCGGGTTTCGTCACCGGCACGGACTTCCTGATTGATGGTGGGTGGACGGCGCAGTGA
- a CDS encoding YtxH domain-containing protein: MSDNNSSQVRGFLTAFAVGALMGAGMALLYAPRSGKETRDLLAQRTRELKNKAGDALDQAKETFLGKRAQITAAIEAGKEAMREQRQT; this comes from the coding sequence ATGTCAGACAATAATTCATCTCAAGTGCGCGGTTTTTTGACCGCGTTTGCAGTCGGTGCGCTCATGGGCGCCGGGATGGCGCTGCTCTATGCGCCCCGATCGGGGAAGGAGACACGCGACCTGTTGGCCCAGCGGACGCGTGAGCTGAAAAACAAAGCCGGTGACGCTCTGGATCAGGCGAAGGAAACGTTCCTCGGCAAGAGAGCGCAAATCACAGCGGCCATCGAAGCGGGCAAAGAGGCCATGCGCGAACAACGGCAAACATGA
- a CDS encoding DUF948 domain-containing protein — MKETMEISVALQVALFCASVSVIVLAACLIPIEFRTRRNSEQVLRIIEELKSNTQFLVQDGRELVRSLNDLCRGANRQMDEMGQIVHTAQQWAMRADRIVEEVGSAIEPPVFSFARNMNLLRLGATTFLQTLFHWNHHNQTHNQTKERENHVRQ; from the coding sequence ATGAAGGAGACAATGGAAATTTCGGTTGCATTACAAGTTGCCCTGTTTTGCGCGTCAGTGTCGGTCATTGTGCTGGCGGCCTGTCTCATTCCCATTGAGTTTCGGACACGACGCAATTCGGAACAAGTGTTGCGAATCATCGAGGAACTCAAATCGAACACGCAGTTTCTCGTGCAGGATGGCCGTGAATTGGTCCGCAGCCTGAACGACCTCTGTCGGGGAGCCAACCGGCAGATGGATGAGATGGGCCAGATAGTGCATACCGCGCAACAATGGGCGATGCGAGCAGACCGGATCGTGGAGGAAGTTGGCTCAGCGATTGAGCCGCCGGTCTTTTCGTTCGCCCGCAACATGAATCTGCTTCGGCTAGGAGCGACCACGTTTCTGCAAACTCTGTTTCATTGGAATCATCACAACCAGACACATAACCAAACAAAGGAAAGGGAAAACCATGTCAGACAATAA
- a CDS encoding DUF3185 domain-containing protein: protein MKPNTLIGVALIALGIVAFAYQGISIKTREKAVDLGPIQVTHDKTRTLPLPPIVGVVSMVGGIVLLVARNQRS, encoded by the coding sequence ATGAAACCAAACACACTAATCGGAGTTGCACTGATTGCTCTGGGAATTGTCGCTTTCGCATATCAAGGCATCAGCATCAAAACCCGGGAGAAGGCGGTTGATCTCGGCCCCATCCAGGTGACGCATGATAAAACAAGAACCCTGCCGCTGCCGCCCATCGTCGGAGTGGTGTCGATGGTTGGCGGCATCGTATTGCTGGTCGCACGAAATCAAAGAAGCTGA
- a CDS encoding lmo0937 family membrane protein gives MLWTIAMILIILWLLGLVTGYTMGAFIHILLVIALVMILVRIIQGRKPL, from the coding sequence ATGTTATGGACGATCGCGATGATACTAATAATTCTGTGGCTGCTGGGGTTGGTGACCGGCTACACGATGGGGGCTTTTATTCACATTCTGCTGGTGATCGCCCTCGTCATGATTCTGGTGAGGATCATTCAAGGGAGGAAGCCTTTGTAA
- a CDS encoding CBS domain-containing protein has product MRTRERQGTGRKLRKQLREVMHRQVTAVGVDTPLGEAARRMRALNVTRLPVCDGPKLVGVITARDLTMRATAEGLDPQTSTVREVMTRRVLCVEEDEDLRQAVAIMQQYNLFHLPVVNRQQDLVGMVYFSDLDRRQ; this is encoded by the coding sequence ATGCGAACCAGAGAACGGCAGGGCACCGGTAGAAAATTGCGCAAGCAACTAAGGGAGGTCATGCATCGGCAGGTGACCGCGGTCGGGGTGGACACTCCGTTGGGTGAGGCGGCGCGGCGCATGAGGGCGTTGAACGTGACGCGGTTGCCGGTCTGCGACGGTCCGAAACTCGTCGGCGTGATCACCGCTCGCGATCTCACCATGCGCGCCACTGCCGAAGGCCTTGATCCGCAAACCAGCACTGTGCGCGAAGTGATGACCCGCCGGGTCCTGTGTGTCGAGGAAGACGAAGACCTCCGGCAGGCCGTCGCCATTATGCAACAGTACAATCTTTTTCATTTGCCCGTTGTGAACCGGCAGCAGGACCTCGTCGGAATGGTTTACTTCAGTGACCTGGATCGCCGTCAATGA
- a CDS encoding 2-oxoglutarate dehydrogenase E1 component codes for MSELRNKTGIQSLAYIEQFYADYRRDPSLVPAEWREYFAAAGDGDADGTVQLGPSFKPRSVFNPTSSASTGRAQFRADPRAANVSDRLDQLVRNHRVRGHIIAAVDPLGMTRPCPPELELDFYGFSQSELELLTNSPTLHYDTPLTIREIFQRLRDTYCRSIGAQFMHIDDLTVRQWLQQRMESSQNRLELSRDEQLRILTRLTDAVVFEKFLRKKFLGAKTFSLEGCETLLPLLDLAIEKAGHQSVRNIVVGMGHRGRLNILAHIIGKDPREIFREFADAEPELWEGRGDVKHHLGHSGDWMATDGRKIHLSLCFNLSHVEFIEPVVPGRVRAQQDRLGDRDRRQVMGLLIHGDAAFAGEGVVQETLNLSKLSGYSVGGVLHIIVNNQIGFTTPPSEGRSTTYATDVARILQVPIFHVNGEDPEAVAQVVRLAMDFRAEFQTDVFIDLYGYRRWGHNETDEPSFTQPLLYRAINERPNVREGYLKHLLELKSVSREEADEIMTARHAKLEAQLKAAHDDQRPPAPEQRNVWRDYTGGPEPEDEPDTGVEIDHLATLLHKLTDLPAGFHVHPKLERGLKTRREMANGKHPLDWSAAEALALATLATEGVPIRLTGQDTARGTFSQRHAILHDQQDGHPFVPLQHLASEQSPVEIHNSPLCETGALGFEYGYSLDCPDGLVLWEAQFGDFVNAAQVILDQFISSAEDKWRRLSGLVLLLPHGFEGMGPEHSSARLERFLTLAAEDNIQIVQPTTPAQYFHVLRRQALRKWRKPLVVLTPKSLLRHPKVASTIEDCAQGRFRRVLPDDSKPRDVKRVLLCTGKVFYELTSYREEKKRNDVAIIRLEQLYPLRAGLLEEALKPYADNTPTLWIQEEPANMGAWRYLHERFGKKLFDRLPFAPSSRFESASPATGSAHAHKLEQAQLIARAFGDPEPNADDVFLAEKPKAKPEKEDQEQSQAFKPKET; via the coding sequence ATGAGTGAATTGAGAAACAAAACCGGGATTCAAAGTCTCGCTTACATTGAGCAGTTTTACGCAGACTACCGGCGCGATCCGAGTTTGGTGCCGGCGGAATGGCGCGAATATTTCGCTGCGGCTGGCGATGGCGATGCTGACGGCACAGTGCAACTTGGCCCTTCATTCAAACCGCGCAGCGTGTTCAACCCAACTTCATCCGCCTCGACCGGGCGGGCTCAGTTTCGAGCCGACCCGCGTGCGGCAAATGTGAGCGATCGGCTGGATCAGCTTGTTCGCAACCATCGCGTGCGCGGTCACATCATTGCCGCCGTGGACCCGTTGGGAATGACGCGCCCGTGTCCGCCGGAACTGGAGCTGGATTTTTACGGCTTCTCCCAAAGCGAACTCGAACTGCTCACGAATTCCCCGACGCTCCATTACGACACGCCCCTCACCATTCGCGAGATTTTTCAGCGGTTGCGCGATACTTACTGCCGTTCCATCGGCGCGCAGTTCATGCATATTGACGATTTGACCGTGCGGCAATGGCTTCAACAGCGCATGGAAAGCTCCCAAAATCGTCTGGAACTTTCCCGCGATGAGCAACTCCGCATCCTCACGCGCCTCACGGACGCGGTGGTCTTCGAGAAATTTCTGCGCAAAAAATTTCTCGGCGCGAAAACCTTTTCACTCGAAGGCTGCGAAACACTCCTCCCGTTACTCGACCTCGCCATTGAAAAAGCCGGTCATCAAAGCGTGCGGAATATCGTCGTCGGCATGGGGCATCGTGGTCGTTTGAACATCCTCGCCCATATTATCGGCAAAGACCCCCGCGAAATTTTCCGGGAGTTTGCGGACGCTGAACCGGAACTTTGGGAAGGACGCGGGGACGTGAAACATCACCTCGGCCACAGCGGTGATTGGATGGCGACCGATGGCCGAAAAATCCATCTCTCCCTATGCTTTAACCTAAGCCATGTTGAGTTTATTGAGCCAGTAGTGCCCGGTCGCGTGCGCGCGCAACAGGATCGACTGGGTGACCGCGACCGCCGCCAGGTGATGGGCCTCCTGATTCACGGCGACGCGGCGTTTGCCGGCGAGGGAGTGGTCCAGGAAACGCTCAACCTCAGCAAACTTTCCGGCTACTCGGTGGGCGGCGTGCTTCACATCATCGTCAATAATCAAATCGGCTTCACCACGCCGCCGAGCGAAGGACGTTCGACCACCTACGCCACCGATGTGGCGCGCATTTTGCAAGTGCCCATCTTCCATGTGAACGGTGAAGATCCGGAGGCTGTCGCACAAGTCGTGCGTCTCGCGATGGATTTCCGCGCGGAGTTTCAGACCGATGTCTTCATTGACCTGTATGGCTACCGGCGATGGGGACACAACGAGACCGACGAACCTTCCTTCACGCAACCGCTCCTTTACCGCGCCATCAATGAGCGACCGAACGTCCGCGAAGGTTATCTTAAACATCTGCTCGAACTCAAAAGTGTCTCGCGCGAGGAAGCGGATGAAATCATGACCGCGCGCCACGCGAAACTGGAAGCGCAGTTGAAAGCCGCTCACGACGACCAACGCCCGCCCGCACCGGAACAGCGCAATGTCTGGCGCGATTACACGGGCGGCCCTGAACCTGAGGACGAACCCGATACTGGCGTGGAAATCGACCACCTCGCCACGCTACTCCACAAACTCACCGACCTGCCTGCCGGATTTCACGTCCATCCCAAACTGGAGCGGGGATTGAAAACCCGCCGCGAGATGGCCAACGGCAAACACCCGCTCGACTGGTCTGCCGCTGAAGCTCTCGCTCTCGCCACGCTCGCGACGGAAGGCGTGCCCATTCGCCTCACCGGACAGGACACCGCACGCGGCACATTCAGCCAGCGCCACGCAATTCTCCACGACCAGCAGGACGGTCATCCGTTCGTGCCACTGCAACACCTCGCGTCCGAACAGTCGCCTGTGGAAATTCACAACAGCCCGCTTTGCGAAACCGGCGCGCTCGGCTTTGAGTATGGTTACAGTCTCGATTGCCCGGACGGGTTGGTGCTCTGGGAGGCGCAGTTCGGCGACTTCGTGAACGCCGCGCAGGTCATCCTGGATCAATTCATCTCCAGCGCTGAAGACAAGTGGCGTCGGCTGTCGGGATTGGTTTTGCTTCTGCCCCACGGATTCGAAGGCATGGGACCGGAACATTCGAGCGCGCGGCTGGAGCGGTTTCTCACGCTCGCAGCGGAGGACAACATCCAAATCGTCCAGCCCACCACGCCCGCGCAGTATTTTCACGTGCTCCGACGACAGGCGCTCCGCAAATGGCGCAAGCCTCTCGTGGTCTTAACACCGAAAAGTCTGCTGCGTCATCCGAAAGTGGCGTCAACCATTGAGGACTGTGCGCAGGGCCGTTTCCGGCGCGTGCTGCCGGACGATTCCAAGCCGCGTGATGTGAAGCGTGTCCTGCTTTGCACCGGCAAAGTGTTTTATGAGCTGACGAGCTACCGTGAAGAAAAAAAGCGCAACGACGTGGCCATCATCCGCCTGGAACAACTTTATCCGTTGCGCGCCGGACTGTTGGAGGAGGCGCTGAAGCCTTACGCGGACAACACGCCAACACTTTGGATTCAGGAAGAACCCGCGAACATGGGCGCATGGCGCTATCTGCACGAACGGTTCGGCAAAAAACTTTTCGACCGTCTTCCGTTCGCCCCCAGCAGCCGTTTTGAATCTGCCAGCCCGGCGACCGGCTCTGCTCATGCCCATAAGTTGGAGCAGGCGCAACTCATTGCCCGGGCGTTTGGCGACCCTGAACCCAATGCCGATGATGTGTTCCTCGCCGAAAAGCCCAAGGCAAAACCAGAAAAGGAAGACCAGGAGCAATCCCAAGCTTTCAAGCCAAAGGAGACTTGA